A genomic stretch from Lathyrus oleraceus cultivar Zhongwan6 chromosome 2, CAAS_Psat_ZW6_1.0, whole genome shotgun sequence includes:
- the LOC127121316 gene encoding uncharacterized protein LOC127121316, which translates to MCVDYRDLNRASPKDDFPLPHIDMLVDNTAKFDIFSFMDGFSGYNQIKMAPEDMEKTTFITPWGTFCYQVMPFGLKNAGATYQRAMTTLFHDMMHKEIEVYVDDMIAKSRSEEGHLVDLLKLFQRLRKFRLRLNPNKCTFGVRSGKLLGFIVSQKGIEVDPDKVKAIQEMPAPKTERQVRGFLGRLNYISRFISHMTATCEPIFKLLRKSQNCVWTEDCQKAFDSIKEYLMEPPILLPPVAGRPLVMYLTVLENSMGCILGQQDETGKKEHAIYYLSKKFTDCESRYSLLEKTCCALAWAAKRLRQYMLSHTTWLISKMDPIKYIFEKPALTGKIARWQMLLSEYDIEYHTQKAIKSSVLAEYLAHQPVEDHNDNEDEFPDEDVMFLKSRDCKEPLPEEGPEPDSQWGLVFDGASNVYGHGVGAVIITPEGSHIPFTARICFECTNNIAEYEACIMGLEEAIDLRIKNLTVYGDSALVINQIKGEWETRHPGLIPYKDYARRLLTFFTKVELHHIPRDENQMADALATLSSMYQVGFPNEVPRIVIKRLDRPAHVFTAEASFDDKPWYHDIKHFLQTQEYPLGATEKDKKTLRRLSGSFFLNQNVLYKRNYDMVLLRCVDKKEAEMLMKEVHEGSFGTHANGHSMSRKMLRAGYYWLTMESDCCKFVKKCHKCQIYADKVHVPPTFLNVISAPWPFSMWGIDMIGMIEPKASNGHRFILVAIDYFTKWVEAASYAKVTKQVVVRFIKNNLICRYGIPNKIITDNGSNLNNKMMDELCESFRIEHHNSSPYRPKMNGAVEAANKNIKKIIQKMVVTYKDWHEMLPFALHGYRTSVRTSTGATPFSLVYGMEAVLPIEVEIPSMRILMETQLSEAEWCQSRYDQLNLIEEKRMTALCHGQLYQKRMKQAFDRKVKPREFKEGDLVLKKMILFHNDSRGKWTPNYEGPYVVKKAFSGGALILTNMDGEELPRPVNTDAVKK; encoded by the coding sequence atgtgtgtcgactatcgtgacttaaatagagcaagcccaaaggatgatttccccctgcctcacattgacatgttggtagacaatacagcaaagtttgacatattctccttcatggacggattctccgggtataaccagatcaaaatggctcccgaagacatggaaaaaactacattcataacaccatggggaacattctgttatcaagtgatgccgtttgggttgaagaacgcaggtgctacttaccagcgagccatgacaacgctctttcacgacatgatgcacaaagagattgaggtttatgtggatgacatgatcgcgaagtctcgttcagaagaaggtcacttagtagatctattgaagctgtttcaacgattgaggaagttccgtcttcgcctcaatccgaacaaatgcacatttggcgtcaggtcaggtaaactcttgggcttcattgtcagccaaaaaggcattgaagttgatccagataaagtaaaagctatccaagagatgcccgcaccaaaaacagaaaggcaagtgagaggttttctaggacgattgaattacatatcccggtttatttctcacatgactgccacttgtgaacctatcttcaaattgctgagaaagagtcagaattgtgtttggacagaggattgtcagaaagcatttgacagtatcaaagagtacctcatggagcctcctatcttgttaccacctgttgctggaagaccgttggttatgtatttgacagtgcttgagaattctatgggctgtattctgggtcaacaagacgaaactggaaagaaagagcatgccatttactacttaagcaagaaatttactgactgtgaatcacgatactccttactcgagaagacatgttgtgcattggcttgggctgctaagagattgaggcagtatatgttaagtcacaccacttggttgatatccaaaatggatccaatcaagtacatttttgagaagcctgcactcactggtaagattgccagatggcagatgctgttatcagaatacgacattgagtatcatacccagaaagctatcaagagcagtgtgttggctgagtaccttgctcaccaacccgttgaagatcacaatgataatgaggatgagtttcctgatgaagatgtcatgttcctaaaatccagagattgtaaagagccacttcctgaagaaggacctgaaccagattctcaatggggtttagtatttgatggagcttccaacgtttatggacatggagtaggtgcagtcattatcactccagaaggttctcatattcctttcacggcaagaatttgctttgaatgtacaaacaacattgctgaatatgaagcctgtatcatgggtcttgaagaagccattgacctccgcatcaaaaatcttactgtttatggtgactcagcgttagttatcaatcagatcaaaggagaatgggaaacacgccaccctggcttgatcccatacaaagactatgcaagaagattgttgactttcttcaccaaggttgaattgcatcacattcctcgggatgagaatcagatggcggatgctctagctacgttgtcttcaatgtatcaagtgggttttccaaacgaagtacccagaattgtgatcaagcgacttgatagaccagcacatgtgtttacagctgaggccagttttgatgataaaccatggtaccacgatatcaagcatttccttcagactcaggagtatcctcttggagcaacagaaaaagataaaaagactttgagaagattgtcaggcagtttcttccttaatcagaatgtgctctataagaggaattatgacatggtcttactcagatgtgttgacaaaaaggaagcagaaatgttgatgaaagaagttcacgaagggtcctttggtactcatgcaaacggccactctatgtcaagaaagatgttgagagctggttactactggttgaccatggaatcagattgctgcaaatttgtaaagaagtgtcacaaatgtcagatctacgctgataaggttcatgtaccaccaacctttttgaatgtgatttctgctccttggccattctcaatgtggggcattgacatgatcggtatgattgaacccaaagcttccaacggacaccgtttcattctcgtggcaattgattacttcaccaaatgggtggaagcagcttcgtatgcaaaggtgacaaagcaagtggtggtcagattcatcaaaaataatctcatttgccgatatggcattccaaacaagatcatcactgacaatggctccaatctgaacaacaaaatgatggatgaattatgtgaaagtttcaggatcgagcatcacaactcttctccttaccgtcccaagatgaatggggcagttgaagctgcaaataagaatatcaagaagatcattcaaaagatggttgttacctacaaagattggcatgaaatgctgccttttgcactacacggatatagaacatcagtccgtacttcaactggggcaaccccattttcacttgtatacggtatggaagctgtgttaccgatagaggttgaaattccatcaatgaggatactaatggaaactcagttgtcagaggctgaatggtgtcaaagcagatacgatcagttgaatttgattgaagaaaaaagaatgactgccttgtgccatggacagttatatcaaaagagaatgaagcaggcatttgataggaaggttaagccgagagaattcaaagagggtgaccttgtgctcaagaagatgatactatttcacaatgattctaggggcaagtggactcctaactatgaaggaccctatgttgtcaagaaagccttctcaggcggtgctttaattcttacaaacatggatggtgaagagcttccacgtcccgtgaatacagatgcagtcaagaaa